A window from Rhizosphaericola mali encodes these proteins:
- a CDS encoding glycerophosphodiester phosphodiesterase family protein, whose product MKQSYLLLFLLLFSNYSSLAQKVEKATYSFQKHFQWVKNELQQPNSTKVLVVAHRGDWRNAPENSVQALKNCIEMGVDLMEIDLKMTKDSILVLMHDNTINRTMEGNGPISDYTLAELQSMTLKGGNGCPTKHKIPTFKEIMLVAKGKICINIDKCYPFYHEVYKILKETNTLDQVIINSEKTYQDNQIKYGKFLDSIPFKPVVSLDNLSHKDINDYISIHPKVMELVFSKDSSFYLHHSEIFRKAGIKIFMNAMWSSLSADHTDDQAVELNDPTNSWQWLIKHGATIIQTDRPKQLLQYLRQHHLHI is encoded by the coding sequence TTGAAACAGTCCTATTTACTTTTATTTTTATTACTTTTTAGTAACTACTCTAGTTTGGCGCAAAAAGTTGAAAAAGCTACTTACTCTTTTCAAAAACATTTTCAATGGGTCAAAAATGAACTACAACAACCAAACAGTACTAAAGTGCTTGTTGTCGCACATAGAGGGGATTGGAGAAATGCACCTGAAAATTCTGTTCAAGCTTTGAAAAACTGTATAGAGATGGGCGTTGATTTAATGGAAATTGATTTAAAGATGACTAAGGATTCTATTTTAGTTTTGATGCATGATAACACAATTAATAGGACAATGGAAGGCAACGGACCAATATCTGATTACACACTTGCTGAATTACAATCAATGACATTGAAGGGTGGGAATGGATGTCCTACTAAACATAAAATTCCTACATTTAAAGAAATCATGCTGGTCGCTAAGGGTAAAATCTGTATAAATATTGACAAATGCTATCCGTTCTACCATGAAGTATATAAAATTCTAAAAGAGACCAACACATTAGACCAGGTAATCATCAATAGCGAAAAAACATACCAAGACAATCAGATAAAGTATGGTAAATTTTTAGATAGTATACCATTTAAACCCGTAGTCTCATTAGATAATTTATCGCACAAAGATATCAATGACTATATTTCTATCCATCCCAAAGTAATGGAATTGGTATTTAGCAAGGACAGCTCTTTTTACCTTCACCATAGTGAAATATTCAGAAAGGCCGGTATTAAAATATTTATGAATGCCATGTGGTCAAGCCTTTCAGCAGACCATACAGATGATCAAGCCGTTGAATTAAATGATCCTACAAATAGTTGGCAATGGTTAATTAAACACGGTGCAACTATTATTCAGACCGACAGACCCAAACAATTATTGCAATACTTAAGACAGCATCATCTACATATATAA
- a CDS encoding tetratricopeptide repeat-containing sensor histidine kinase yields the protein MKRRFFYSIIIIGGLWISCSEKQKPVYKEESQDYKNGEAFFDTNVDSAFFYFNKVTLNASDTLEIAMAYSYLSILLTDAGDYYGSQENLLASLKLLDEKKEEHRGTLLSDFNELGTTNLKLGNYESALYYFDQALKYVNDQDFKNTVLNNKALVFEKLGNYNNAINIYQSLIAQQIKNTKTYARILCNYAIVKWKEDSSYNAAPELQASLHIREKLEDKWGINSSLSHLSEFYSNTHPDSALLYANKMYTIAQQLKSPENELEALHKLIHLRASVQNQHYFDRYFSLSDSLQASRNSAKNQFALIKYETAKMKVDKLALEKDNSDKKIQIVILSLLSTLIIGISVIGFILYRKRKQKIFHQQQLKTAQKVHDKVANNIYRIISELEHKNTIEKDYLLEQLDTVYERSRNISHEIADPTSTDFSETLQSMLTSFSSATTAVLLVGNSNDIWKNITTKVQNELQNILQELMVNMKKHSTASNVIIKFEILKSQLQITYKDDGIGLPQQIKYGKGIRNTENRIKNIGGKIIFENSKNQGLKILLFAPIDIAK from the coding sequence TTGAAAAGGCGCTTCTTTTATTCTATTATAATTATAGGTGGATTATGGATTTCTTGTAGTGAAAAACAAAAACCGGTCTATAAGGAAGAGTCTCAAGACTACAAAAATGGAGAAGCTTTTTTTGATACAAATGTGGATTCTGCTTTTTTCTATTTTAATAAAGTCACTTTAAACGCGTCCGATACATTAGAAATTGCTATGGCATATAGCTATCTTTCTATTTTACTAACCGATGCTGGGGATTATTATGGTAGTCAAGAAAATTTACTTGCATCTTTGAAGTTATTAGATGAAAAGAAAGAAGAACATAGAGGAACTCTATTATCCGACTTTAATGAACTTGGGACAACCAATCTTAAATTAGGGAATTACGAGTCCGCTCTATATTATTTCGACCAGGCATTGAAATATGTCAATGATCAAGATTTTAAAAATACTGTTTTAAACAATAAAGCCTTAGTATTTGAAAAATTAGGGAATTACAATAATGCCATTAACATATATCAATCTTTGATTGCTCAGCAAATAAAAAATACTAAAACCTATGCGCGGATTTTATGTAATTATGCTATTGTAAAATGGAAGGAAGACTCTAGTTACAATGCAGCACCAGAATTACAAGCTTCTTTACATATTCGAGAAAAATTAGAAGACAAATGGGGCATCAATTCGAGCCTATCTCATTTATCTGAATTCTACAGTAATACGCATCCAGACTCCGCCTTGTTATACGCAAATAAAATGTATACAATTGCACAACAATTAAAAAGCCCTGAGAACGAACTAGAGGCACTGCATAAATTAATACACCTGCGTGCGTCTGTACAAAATCAACATTATTTTGATCGTTATTTTTCTTTGAGTGATAGCTTGCAAGCTAGTCGTAACAGCGCCAAAAACCAGTTTGCACTCATCAAATATGAGACAGCAAAAATGAAGGTCGATAAATTAGCTTTGGAAAAAGACAATAGTGATAAAAAAATACAAATTGTAATTCTTTCACTTCTATCAACCTTAATTATTGGAATTTCGGTTATTGGGTTTATCCTTTATAGAAAACGTAAACAAAAAATATTTCATCAACAACAACTTAAAACCGCTCAAAAAGTACACGATAAAGTAGCCAATAATATTTATAGAATTATATCTGAATTAGAGCACAAAAATACGATTGAAAAAGATTATTTATTAGAACAATTAGACACCGTATACGAGCGATCACGTAATATTTCGCATGAGATTGCAGATCCAACATCTACAGATTTTAGTGAAACCCTACAATCTATGCTTACATCTTTTTCTTCCGCGACAACGGCAGTTTTACTCGTAGGAAACTCGAATGATATTTGGAAAAATATAACTACTAAAGTTCAAAATGAATTACAAAATATACTGCAAGAACTGATGGTAAACATGAAAAAGCATAGTACTGCGAGCAACGTAATAATTAAGTTCGAAATTTTGAAAAGTCAATTACAAATCACTTATAAAGATGATGGTATTGGTCTACCCCAACAAATAAAATATGGAAAAGGTATAAGAAATACGGAAAACCGTATAAAAAATATCGGGGGGAAAATTATTTTTGAAAATTCAAAGAATCAAGGATTAAAAATTTTACTATTCGCACCTATAGATATTGCAAAATGA
- a CDS encoding response regulator produces the protein MLIVEDHESVNLSIQKTAEELKIAEIDYAYYCDDALHLIQKAIDQGNSYDLLITDLSFEEDHKKQEIKNGVALVSAARKIQPDLSVLVFSAESRVAIIEKLYQEVQIDGYVRKARGDAKELKKAITTIDSNKTFYPIELTKSTKHLNAHSFTELDVLIITQLINGQKQQQISTFLESKHISPSSLSSIEKRLKIIKEALNFTNNEQLIAYCIKMGIV, from the coding sequence ATGCTCATTGTGGAAGATCACGAAAGTGTCAACTTATCTATTCAAAAGACAGCAGAAGAATTAAAAATTGCAGAAATAGACTATGCTTATTATTGTGATGATGCACTTCATTTGATCCAAAAAGCAATAGACCAAGGAAATTCATATGATCTTTTAATTACAGATTTATCATTTGAAGAAGACCACAAAAAACAAGAAATTAAAAATGGAGTAGCGTTAGTTTCCGCTGCAAGGAAAATACAACCAGACCTTAGTGTTTTAGTTTTTTCAGCGGAAAGCAGAGTCGCCATTATAGAAAAACTTTATCAAGAAGTACAAATTGATGGCTATGTAAGGAAGGCTCGTGGGGATGCAAAAGAGTTAAAAAAAGCCATTACGACTATAGATTCAAATAAAACCTTCTATCCTATTGAGTTAACAAAGTCTACCAAACATTTAAATGCTCATTCTTTTACAGAATTAGATGTTCTTATCATTACACAGCTCATCAATGGACAAAAACAACAACAGATTTCTACATTTTTAGAATCCAAACATATTAGTCCTTCAAGTCTTAGTAGTATCGAAAAACGTCTCAAAATAATTAAAGAAGCACTCAACTTTACTAACAATGAGCAATTAATCGCCTATTGTATAAAAATGGGAATTGTGTAA
- a CDS encoding TatD family hydrolase: protein MNIIDSHCHPYSSDFDEDRAAMIERAKKSGISRIYMPAIDSSTHQKMIDLETQYPDYCIAMMGLHPCDVKQETYKNELAIVKNWLDKRPFAAIGEIGLDFYWDKSTEEMQRYAFDIQMQWALEKDLPIVIHARDSTMACVEMVKPFAARGLKGIFHCFGGSAEEANAIIDLGFLLGIGGVFTFKKANMPMNLKDISIDHIVLETDAPYLAPVPFRGKRNESSYIPYILNALSEAKGIPIEEIASRTAKNTLDFFKI from the coding sequence ATGAATATTATTGATTCTCATTGTCATCCGTATTCTTCTGACTTTGATGAAGATCGAGCGGCAATGATAGAAAGAGCAAAGAAAAGCGGTATCTCTCGTATTTACATGCCGGCGATTGATAGCTCTACGCATCAAAAAATGATCGATCTTGAAACGCAATATCCGGATTATTGTATTGCGATGATGGGACTGCATCCCTGTGATGTAAAACAAGAAACCTACAAAAATGAATTAGCTATTGTCAAAAATTGGCTGGATAAAAGACCATTCGCAGCAATAGGAGAGATTGGATTAGATTTTTATTGGGATAAATCGACAGAAGAGATGCAGCGTTATGCATTTGATATACAGATGCAATGGGCATTGGAAAAAGATTTACCTATAGTAATACATGCACGTGATTCCACAATGGCTTGTGTAGAAATGGTAAAACCTTTTGCGGCAAGGGGATTGAAAGGTATTTTTCATTGTTTTGGCGGTTCGGCAGAGGAAGCAAATGCAATTATAGATCTTGGATTTTTGCTTGGTATTGGTGGTGTATTTACATTCAAAAAAGCCAATATGCCGATGAATTTGAAAGATATATCTATCGATCATATTGTATTAGAAACCGATGCACCTTATTTAGCGCCAGTTCCTTTTCGTGGTAAACGTAATGAAAGTAGCTATATCCCTTATATTTTAAATGCATTGTCTGAAGCAAAAGGGATTCCCATAGAAGAAATTGCGTCGAGAACAGCAAAGAATACTTTGGATTTTTTTAAAATATAA
- a CDS encoding alpha-L-fucosidase codes for MKKLFVSICLIFLCFSLFAQVSYTPTAANLKARQWFEDARFGLFIHWGVFSIPGDGEWVMNNRNITVENYTRLEKFFNPIDFNAAQWVSDAKKAGMKYITLITRHHDGFSLWDTKYSDFNVMHTPYKKDIVKMMAEECHKQGIKLFLYYSLLDWRRDDYAYWTGRTGQGSGRTTKGKWEDYIQFMKNQLTELLTNYGEIGGIWFDGYWDQMPVESLTRKDTDVKQDWHIREIYDLIHRLQPQCLIGNNHHKTPIPGEDFQMFEQDVPGENSGGLSFQKTSKLPLETCATINGVWGFSLTDTSYKSDQELIQLLVKSAGANANLLLNIGPMPNGEIQPEFTDRLTWMGNWLKKYGESIYNTSGGYLPKQSWGVLTQTKSKIYVHILYKHDGTIELKNFPMEKIKKVYSLEDGKTINYKLQNKKLDFSTDLQPFSDNPDRIIVIEI; via the coding sequence ATGAAAAAATTATTTGTTTCGATTTGCTTGATTTTCTTATGTTTTTCCTTATTTGCTCAGGTGTCATATACGCCTACTGCGGCTAATTTAAAAGCTAGACAATGGTTTGAAGATGCCCGGTTTGGTTTGTTTATACATTGGGGAGTCTTTAGTATTCCTGGTGATGGCGAGTGGGTGATGAATAATCGTAATATTACGGTGGAGAACTATACTCGACTAGAAAAATTCTTTAATCCAATTGACTTTAATGCAGCACAATGGGTTAGTGATGCCAAGAAAGCAGGGATGAAATATATCACTTTAATTACGCGGCATCATGATGGATTTAGCCTTTGGGATACCAAATACTCAGATTTTAATGTGATGCATACGCCATATAAAAAAGATATTGTCAAAATGATGGCGGAGGAATGTCACAAACAAGGGATAAAATTATTTTTGTACTATTCATTATTGGATTGGCGTAGAGATGACTATGCTTACTGGACTGGTCGGACAGGACAGGGCTCTGGGCGTACTACAAAAGGTAAATGGGAAGACTATATCCAATTTATGAAAAATCAATTAACTGAATTGCTGACCAATTATGGAGAAATTGGCGGGATCTGGTTTGATGGATATTGGGATCAAATGCCTGTAGAAAGTTTGACTCGAAAAGATACTGATGTGAAACAAGACTGGCATATACGTGAAATTTATGATCTAATTCATAGACTACAACCACAATGTTTGATCGGTAATAATCATCACAAGACACCTATTCCTGGAGAGGATTTTCAAATGTTTGAACAAGATGTTCCTGGCGAAAATTCTGGTGGATTAAGCTTCCAAAAAACTTCTAAACTTCCACTTGAAACTTGTGCGACGATTAATGGCGTTTGGGGATTTAGTTTGACCGATACCAGTTATAAATCTGATCAGGAATTGATACAATTATTGGTGAAATCTGCAGGTGCAAATGCTAATTTACTTTTGAATATAGGACCGATGCCCAATGGAGAAATTCAACCAGAATTTACAGATCGATTAACTTGGATGGGCAATTGGTTAAAGAAATATGGAGAAAGTATTTATAATACGAGTGGTGGATATTTACCCAAACAATCATGGGGCGTACTTACCCAAACTAAAAGTAAAATATATGTTCATATTTTATACAAACATGATGGTACAATTGAATTGAAGAATTTTCCTATGGAAAAAATTAAAAAAGTCTATAGCTTGGAAGATGGTAAAACTATAAATTATAAATTACAAAATAAGAAGCTAGACTTCTCCACAGATTTACAGCCTTTCTCTGATAATCCAGATCGAATTATAGTCATAGAAATATAA
- a CDS encoding acyltransferase family protein, producing the protein MATKEIKALTGIRGLLALRVVFDHYFEYDLLKKMEKWQFPLKDFVVCMIERGYFTVDFFFLLSSFVLCLVYEKKFKYGLDISLYKNFMLKRIVRIYPFYLLNILLFSALLLPKLTLHKFIVNLFFIQSLYDIKHIINAATWSLSVEFIMYLIFPFLLVFFSRQKLWKTIIIVLIMTAGIYITSQYFDSLSIETINKIKRIPFKNNLGDSFGVNAVLRGVSGFMLGILTYQLYKNKTFLQKIQQFATPILVVTFLAFFVKWTVLFTPYLLALNILILCGDNWYAKINETKIVYTFGLLSFSIYLNHLLVRYSFTKFLYETALKYEQRMWLFSIETICTLMFSYFTYRLFEIPVNGFFRKKLQTWENGSAKRKLNNADLSAMDKHIAKVEKEKVD; encoded by the coding sequence ATGGCCACGAAAGAAATAAAAGCACTTACCGGGATTAGAGGATTGCTCGCACTCAGAGTGGTTTTTGATCATTATTTTGAATACGATCTTTTAAAAAAAATGGAGAAATGGCAATTCCCATTGAAAGATTTTGTTGTATGCATGATTGAGCGCGGTTATTTTACCGTAGATTTTTTCTTTTTGTTGAGTTCTTTTGTGCTGTGTTTGGTGTATGAGAAAAAGTTCAAGTATGGACTTGACATCTCCTTGTACAAAAATTTTATGCTAAAGAGGATTGTGCGTATTTATCCTTTTTATTTATTGAATATACTTCTTTTCTCGGCCTTACTTTTGCCAAAATTAACGTTGCATAAATTTATAGTTAATTTGTTTTTTATACAGAGTTTGTATGATATTAAGCATATTATTAATGCGGCTACATGGTCCTTGTCTGTGGAGTTTATTATGTACTTGATTTTTCCCTTTTTGTTGGTCTTTTTTTCTAGACAAAAATTATGGAAAACAATTATCATCGTACTTATTATGACTGCAGGTATCTATATTACAAGCCAATATTTCGATTCACTTTCGATTGAAACTATAAATAAAATTAAAAGAATTCCATTTAAAAATAATTTGGGAGATTCCTTTGGTGTCAATGCCGTTTTACGTGGTGTTTCTGGCTTTATGTTAGGTATTTTGACGTATCAACTATATAAAAACAAAACGTTTTTACAGAAGATCCAGCAGTTTGCCACGCCTATTTTGGTCGTTACATTTTTAGCTTTCTTTGTTAAATGGACAGTATTATTTACGCCTTATTTGCTTGCGTTAAACATTCTTATCTTATGTGGTGATAACTGGTATGCCAAAATTAACGAGACAAAAATTGTGTATACATTTGGGTTGCTATCTTTTTCTATTTATCTCAATCATTTGTTGGTTCGTTATAGTTTTACCAAATTTTTATACGAAACTGCATTGAAATACGAGCAAAGAATGTGGCTATTTAGTATTGAGACCATATGTACTTTGATGTTTTCCTATTTTACATATCGATTATTTGAAATCCCTGTAAATGGTTTCTTTCGAAAAAAATTACAAACTTGGGAAAATGGTTCTGCTAAAAGGAAATTGAACAATGCTGATCTATCTGCGATGGATAAGCATATAGCAAAGGTGGAAAAAGAAAAGGTTGACTAA
- a CDS encoding alpha/beta hydrolase, whose protein sequence is MRIRSILNKTFILSVIFLLHTKINAQDSTKLSTFIYSIKDKDTLRLDYYTDPLADTANRPCLLYVFGGGFITGRRNDKLSVPFFKKMVKNGFNVVSIDYRLGFRKAFGDPHQKDAFKENLKKYKPLQFLDIFYGSINMAVEDLYDATNYVVSHANDLKINPSRIIAMGSSAGAITVLQGQNYIVNKNDLSKHLPADFNYAGVISMAGAIFSMKGDVKWNAHPAPILMFHGDADKQVPYDKVRIKVLLFPLKYGFYGSKHITKQLKKLQSPYWFYSVENAGHEMSYKPMEHNIAEIMTFYRSYIDQNKPLQMFSDKKDISQPDVQKKFGFADYLKGNFGGN, encoded by the coding sequence ATGCGTATCCGTTCTATTTTGAATAAGACATTTATTCTAAGCGTCATCTTTCTATTGCACACAAAAATAAATGCACAAGATTCTACAAAGCTATCTACGTTTATTTATAGTATTAAAGATAAGGACACTTTAAGATTAGACTATTATACAGATCCACTGGCCGATACGGCTAATCGACCTTGCTTGCTTTACGTTTTCGGAGGTGGCTTTATTACAGGGAGAAGAAATGATAAATTAAGTGTTCCTTTTTTCAAAAAAATGGTAAAAAATGGATTTAATGTAGTTTCTATAGACTATAGATTAGGCTTTAGAAAAGCATTTGGAGATCCGCATCAAAAAGACGCATTTAAAGAAAATTTAAAAAAATATAAACCTTTACAATTTCTCGACATATTTTACGGTAGTATCAATATGGCGGTGGAGGATTTATATGACGCAACCAACTATGTAGTGTCACACGCAAATGACCTAAAAATAAATCCTAGTCGTATCATTGCAATGGGCTCAAGTGCTGGCGCAATTACGGTACTACAAGGACAAAATTACATTGTAAATAAAAACGATTTAAGCAAACACTTACCAGCAGATTTTAATTATGCTGGAGTCATTTCCATGGCAGGAGCGATCTTTTCTATGAAAGGAGATGTAAAATGGAATGCACATCCTGCGCCAATTTTAATGTTTCATGGAGATGCCGACAAACAAGTACCGTATGACAAAGTAAGAATCAAAGTTCTATTATTTCCATTAAAATATGGATTTTATGGTTCTAAACATATTACCAAACAGTTGAAAAAATTACAATCACCTTATTGGTTCTATAGTGTAGAAAATGCGGGGCATGAAATGAGCTATAAGCCAATGGAGCATAATATCGCTGAGATAATGACATTTTACAGATCTTATATCGATCAAAATAAACCATTGCAAATGTTCTCAGATAAAAAAGATATTTCTCAACCAGATGTCCAGAAAAAATTTGGATTTGCTGATTATTTGAAAGGAAATTTTGGCGGAAATTAA
- a CDS encoding L-dopachrome tautomerase-related protein — MKKLIAIIVAAFTLSNSNAQMEKYHSDKLETVIDLGEYQAIGVAVSPKNRVFISFPKRGGKYDMGLAEIEHGKKVVFPDNSWNDNNLDEDHHFLNVQDLVVDGSNNLWVLDSKPASKGSIAGLNAGGDTVGHFKMLKIDLNTNKVVAVYHFNGLDKSHSGLNDMRIDVDRQLAYLSDPGQAAIVVLDLKTDQARTVLAKSKYTTADTNIVLTYDGHQMRNQQGKPFVSNVNGIALTRDYKYFYFKPINCDELYRIDTKYLSDAQLSDAELMSHVEAVGNVGITHGLVADAKGNIYLTTSTNYTITYISPDGKIHTLLQDSRLLWPDSLGIGTDGYVYFSCSQLQREAPWNNGKDERVLPYRIYRVKLPK; from the coding sequence ATGAAAAAATTAATAGCAATTATAGTTGCGGCTTTTACCTTATCCAATAGTAATGCGCAAATGGAAAAATATCATAGTGATAAACTAGAGACCGTTATTGATCTTGGGGAATATCAAGCAATAGGAGTTGCCGTTTCTCCGAAAAATCGTGTTTTCATTTCTTTTCCCAAACGTGGAGGAAAATATGACATGGGACTAGCAGAAATAGAGCATGGCAAAAAAGTAGTATTTCCCGACAATAGTTGGAATGATAATAATTTGGATGAAGATCATCATTTTTTGAATGTGCAAGATCTTGTCGTAGATGGTTCCAATAATCTTTGGGTACTAGATTCCAAGCCTGCATCCAAAGGTTCTATTGCTGGTTTGAATGCGGGTGGAGATACTGTTGGTCATTTCAAAATGTTGAAAATTGATCTGAATACAAATAAAGTTGTTGCAGTGTATCATTTCAATGGTTTGGATAAATCTCACTCTGGGTTGAATGATATGCGCATTGATGTAGATCGACAATTGGCTTACTTGTCAGATCCGGGTCAAGCCGCAATAGTAGTTCTAGATTTGAAAACGGATCAGGCAAGGACCGTATTGGCAAAAAGTAAATATACTACGGCGGATACGAATATTGTATTGACTTATGATGGACATCAAATGCGTAATCAACAGGGCAAACCATTTGTATCTAATGTGAATGGAATAGCATTGACTAGAGACTATAAATATTTTTATTTTAAACCGATAAATTGTGATGAATTATATCGTATCGATACAAAATATTTGTCTGATGCACAACTTTCTGATGCGGAATTGATGAGTCATGTGGAAGCTGTAGGTAATGTCGGTATTACGCATGGTTTAGTGGCTGATGCAAAAGGAAATATTTATTTGACAACTTCTACCAACTATACCATTACCTATATTTCTCCAGATGGAAAGATTCATACCTTATTACAAGATTCTAGGCTTTTGTGGCCAGATTCTTTAGGGATTGGTACTGATGGTTATGTTTATTTTTCTTGTTCGCAATTGCAAAGGGAGGCTCCTTGGAATAATGGCAAAGATGAACGTGTTTTACCATACAGAATTTACCGTGTAAAACTTCCTAAATAG
- a CDS encoding aldo/keto reductase — MKKVALGKTDLQVAPINFGGNVFGWTLDEAKSFEILDKFVGTGFNFIDTADMYSWWVDGGNGGQSETVIGNWVKARGNRKDVVIATKVGGATGKHKEDTSKAHILKSVDESLKRLQTDYIDLYYTHFDDNVTPVEETLEAYNEIIKAGKVRYIGASNITPARLIESLALAEKNNLPKYQVLQPHYNLVERKEFETKYAPIAEQYGLAVLPYWSLAAGFLTGKYRSEEDLGKSVRGEGVKKYVNEKGLGVIAALDKVAAKHNSKDATVALAWLLSNPLIPAPIVSATSESQLQTLFAAPELQLDKEDLDLLNEASKF, encoded by the coding sequence ATGAAAAAAGTAGCATTAGGTAAGACGGATCTACAAGTAGCACCGATTAATTTTGGTGGTAATGTATTTGGTTGGACATTAGACGAAGCAAAATCATTTGAAATTTTAGATAAATTCGTTGGTACAGGTTTCAATTTTATTGATACTGCAGATATGTATTCTTGGTGGGTAGACGGTGGTAATGGTGGTCAATCTGAAACGGTGATTGGTAATTGGGTGAAGGCTCGCGGCAATCGTAAAGATGTAGTTATCGCCACTAAAGTTGGCGGTGCAACTGGTAAGCATAAAGAAGATACCTCTAAAGCTCACATATTAAAGTCTGTGGATGAGTCTTTAAAGAGATTGCAGACAGATTATATTGATTTATACTATACACATTTTGATGACAATGTAACTCCAGTAGAAGAAACATTGGAAGCATATAATGAAATTATTAAAGCAGGAAAAGTACGCTATATTGGTGCTTCTAATATTACACCTGCTCGATTAATAGAGTCTTTAGCATTGGCAGAAAAAAATAATTTGCCTAAATATCAAGTTTTGCAACCCCACTATAATTTAGTGGAAAGGAAAGAATTTGAAACTAAATATGCGCCTATTGCTGAGCAATATGGATTAGCAGTATTGCCTTACTGGTCTTTAGCTGCTGGATTTTTAACTGGGAAATATCGTAGTGAAGAAGATTTAGGAAAAAGTGTTCGTGGCGAAGGTGTGAAGAAATATGTGAATGAAAAAGGGCTTGGCGTAATTGCAGCTTTGGATAAAGTCGCGGCAAAACACAATTCTAAAGATGCAACTGTGGCTCTAGCTTGGTTGCTTTCCAATCCATTGATTCCTGCGCCAATTGTAAGTGCTACGAGCGAAAGCCAATTACAAACTTTATTTGCAGCTCCTGAATTGCAATTAGATAAAGAAGATCTTGACTTATTGAACGAAGCAAGTAAATTCTAA
- a CDS encoding MBL fold metallo-hydrolase: MTGIKKYIAFVTLFLVSKTYSQGIDYNDALLSKIRIASNSVPGKFASEIHYIKYAESPRTFAATVDGGDEKPYIQARTAYQLIYPDGTVMIDAGMDKKVHEFFGQGKVQPYFPSANDSIQKALLQAKKIIITHEHGDHVAGVLRTKHYKELAPKTIVTVQQMHTLSTKPQMPELKIDSSQWNDFDVVDFYDILPVAPSVVLIKAPGHTPGEIMVYTKLANGKEYIFTGDVSWSYIGIEEKKQKPAGQIKRIGENAEQIGFELNWLNQLPAKGIQLLVSHDDIVQPELLKKGIIKKGLQLN, from the coding sequence ATGACTGGAATTAAAAAATATATTGCATTCGTTACTTTATTTCTAGTAAGTAAAACTTATAGTCAGGGTATTGATTATAATGATGCACTTTTATCTAAAATTAGAATTGCATCCAATTCCGTTCCTGGCAAATTTGCATCAGAAATTCACTATATAAAATATGCAGAAAGTCCACGCACTTTTGCTGCAACTGTGGATGGTGGTGATGAAAAACCTTATATACAAGCTCGCACAGCTTATCAATTAATTTATCCAGATGGTACCGTGATGATTGATGCAGGGATGGATAAAAAAGTACATGAGTTTTTCGGACAAGGTAAAGTGCAACCTTATTTTCCTTCTGCAAATGATTCTATTCAAAAAGCCCTTTTGCAAGCGAAGAAAATTATCATAACTCATGAACATGGCGATCATGTGGCTGGCGTTTTAAGGACGAAGCACTATAAGGAATTGGCTCCGAAAACTATCGTTACTGTGCAACAAATGCATACTTTGTCTACAAAACCTCAAATGCCAGAATTGAAGATTGATTCTAGTCAATGGAATGATTTTGATGTAGTTGATTTCTATGATATTCTACCTGTTGCTCCAAGTGTAGTGCTGATAAAGGCTCCTGGACATACGCCCGGTGAGATTATGGTATATACTAAGTTAGCAAATGGGAAAGAATATATTTTTACAGGTGACGTAAGTTGGTCTTATATAGGAATCGAGGAAAAAAAGCAAAAGCCCGCTGGACAAATTAAACGAATAGGCGAAAATGCCGAGCAGATAGGATTTGAACTCAATTGGTTGAATCAATTACCCGCAAAGGGCATCCAATTATTGGTTAGTCATGATGATATTGTACAACCTGAATTGTTAAAAAAAGGAATAATTAAGAAAGGATTGCAATTGAATTAA